One region of Bdellovibrio bacteriovorus genomic DNA includes:
- a CDS encoding SRPBCC family protein — MEKEIVSSKESQRVNTLPDDVYTEEAITIQASAKELYNFWRDVTHFTLFTEQLESVVVTSETKSHWVWKALKGKKTIEWDCEIVQEVPFSLIAWKSVGATEDLQHSGRVEFLELPYGRGTQVKVKLAYDLPGGKITELFEKLLGESPGRNLRLNLFKLRALFEAREIPTVEGQPAGNNREHETKTALH; from the coding sequence ATGGAAAAAGAAATAGTCAGCTCGAAGGAAAGCCAGCGTGTAAACACCTTGCCCGATGATGTTTACACAGAGGAGGCAATCACCATCCAAGCTTCTGCTAAGGAGCTCTATAACTTCTGGCGGGATGTAACACACTTCACTCTTTTTACAGAGCAGTTAGAATCCGTCGTTGTGACTTCAGAGACGAAATCGCATTGGGTTTGGAAAGCCCTTAAGGGTAAAAAGACCATCGAGTGGGACTGTGAAATTGTTCAGGAAGTGCCTTTTTCTTTAATTGCATGGAAATCAGTCGGCGCCACCGAAGATCTTCAACATTCCGGTCGAGTGGAGTTTTTGGAACTACCCTACGGTCGAGGAACACAAGTAAAAGTAAAACTAGCCTATGATCTTCCCGGCGGAAAAATCACCGAGCTTTTTGAAAAACTTCTTGGGGAAAGTCCCGGCCGAAATCTGCGTTTAAATTTGTTTAAATTGCGTGCCCTTTTTGAAGCCCGAGAAATACCGACCGTCGAAGGGCAGCCCGCAGGAAATAATCGAGAACACGAAACTAAAACGGCACTTCATTAA
- a CDS encoding glycoside hydrolase family 2 protein — protein MPQRNEITLDPYPRKNFQRSNWMSLNGSWSFLFDDAQVFSHPSQIKEWPLKIQVPFVPECKASGIGDTGFHPRCWYQRRFEVQRIARKRILLHFGAVDYEAKVWVNGSYIGSHEGGHTPFTLDITEALSDTGDQVISVCADDDPFDLAKPRGKQDWQKDPHSIWYPRTSGIWQTVWIEEVFETYIEKLRLTPLIERWEVGCEVFVAGPCADGLQVRVRMECDGKLLAQDSYDVVHKEVHRRIAFSDPGIDDFRNELLWSPEKPTLITVHVELWDRNFLLDKVKSYTALRSVAFHGDRFMLNGRPYYLRMVLDQGYWPDTFMTPPSSESLKTDIELIKAAGFNGVRKHQKIEDPEFFYWADVLGLVVWGEMPSAYRFTHESVERILKEWVEVIDRDMNHPSVILWVPFNESWGVPDLAEKESHQHCVQALYHITKTLDPTRPCIGNDGWESTATDLLGIHDYDDQPERILKKYTSHQNIGDVLTKYRPGGRVLTVEGYPHGGQPVMITEFGGIAFVDPSERTSTWGYSSVQSSGEFRRKYEKLMDAIHRVDLFCGFCYTQFTDTFQEANGLFKADRTPKFSINAMARATRGAGYTRGELLSTPQPPPLPPPEPDLDL, from the coding sequence ATGCCACAGCGAAATGAAATCACCTTAGATCCGTATCCTCGAAAAAACTTTCAACGAAGTAATTGGATGTCACTCAACGGCAGTTGGTCTTTTTTGTTTGATGATGCACAGGTATTTTCACACCCGTCACAAATTAAAGAATGGCCACTTAAAATCCAGGTGCCTTTTGTGCCAGAGTGTAAAGCCAGTGGAATCGGCGATACGGGATTTCATCCTCGCTGTTGGTACCAACGTCGCTTTGAGGTGCAACGAATTGCACGCAAGCGAATACTCTTGCATTTTGGTGCCGTTGACTACGAAGCGAAAGTTTGGGTGAACGGTTCGTATATAGGCAGTCATGAAGGGGGTCATACACCTTTTACACTGGACATCACCGAGGCCTTAAGCGATACCGGTGATCAAGTGATTTCAGTCTGTGCGGACGACGATCCTTTCGACTTAGCAAAGCCGCGTGGAAAACAAGACTGGCAAAAAGACCCACACAGTATCTGGTATCCACGCACCAGTGGAATTTGGCAGACCGTTTGGATTGAGGAAGTTTTTGAAACATACATAGAAAAATTGCGTCTGACTCCGCTCATTGAAAGATGGGAAGTAGGATGCGAAGTTTTTGTCGCCGGTCCTTGTGCTGACGGTCTTCAAGTGCGCGTACGTATGGAATGTGATGGAAAACTGTTGGCTCAAGACTCTTACGATGTCGTTCACAAAGAAGTGCACCGTCGCATCGCTTTTTCGGATCCAGGTATTGATGACTTTCGCAACGAACTTTTATGGAGTCCTGAAAAGCCTACGTTGATTACAGTTCATGTTGAGCTGTGGGATCGTAATTTTCTTTTGGATAAAGTGAAAAGCTATACGGCTTTGCGAAGTGTGGCCTTTCACGGCGATCGCTTCATGTTGAATGGCCGACCTTACTATTTGCGCATGGTTCTGGATCAAGGATACTGGCCCGACACATTTATGACACCTCCGTCATCCGAGTCTTTAAAAACGGACATCGAATTGATTAAAGCAGCGGGATTTAATGGAGTCCGAAAGCATCAAAAGATCGAGGATCCTGAATTCTTCTATTGGGCGGATGTTTTGGGACTTGTGGTGTGGGGTGAAATGCCCAGTGCCTACCGCTTCACGCATGAATCGGTGGAAAGAATTCTGAAAGAATGGGTCGAAGTCATAGATCGAGATATGAATCATCCCAGTGTAATTCTTTGGGTGCCTTTCAACGAATCCTGGGGAGTGCCGGACTTGGCAGAAAAAGAAAGTCATCAGCATTGTGTGCAAGCCCTGTATCACATCACTAAAACCTTAGATCCGACACGGCCCTGCATCGGAAATGACGGTTGGGAAAGTACGGCGACAGACCTTTTAGGAATTCATGACTACGATGATCAGCCTGAACGTATTTTGAAAAAGTACACTTCTCATCAAAACATTGGCGATGTGCTAACGAAGTATCGTCCTGGGGGACGTGTCCTGACTGTTGAAGGTTATCCGCACGGAGGTCAACCAGTGATGATCACGGAGTTTGGTGGTATCGCCTTTGTCGATCCATCCGAAAGAACTTCCACTTGGGGGTATTCGTCAGTGCAATCATCGGGAGAGTTTAGAAGAAAGTATGAGAAGTTGATGGATGCCATCCACCGTGTCGATCTTTTTTGCGGATTTTGTTACACGCAATTTACCGACACTTTCCAAGAAGCCAATGGGCTTTTCAAAGCCGATCGCACACCGAAATTTTCAATCAATGCAATGGCACGCGCCACTCGTGGAGCGGGGTACACTCGCGGAGAACTCCTGTCGACGCCTCAGCCGCCGCCGCTGCCACCCCCTGAACCAGATTTAGATCTTTAA
- a CDS encoding glycosyltransferase family 1 protein translates to MSLTCEASDLLVFSHLRWNFVFQRPQHLMSRFATFRRVYFIEEPIFHSADEAELELHQSKEGVTVVVPHLPEKIGAKDHDLVLQKLLDNLMNEEMIEDYAAWYYTPMALNFSRHLSPSVTIYDCMDELSKFHGAPRELLDREQELLTKADLVFTGGYSLYEAKKDRHEHVHPFPSGIDIHHFNTARGNKNDPEDQKHIPHPRMGFIGVIDERMDIDLVRQTAELRPDWNFIMIGPVVKIDPASLPQLPNIYYLGKKDYADLPKYMAGWDCALMPFARNEATRFISPTKTPEYLAAGCPVVSTPIRDVVEPYGNRKLVAIGETAQEFVAHIEEALDRNKYDADWLDVVDEFLKDITWDETWKKMAHLETHHTRLKAMLPGLKNTDSMNINFLRGM, encoded by the coding sequence ATGAGTCTTACTTGTGAAGCTTCAGACTTGCTTGTGTTCTCTCATCTCCGCTGGAACTTTGTATTCCAAAGACCTCAACATCTTATGTCGCGTTTCGCGACCTTTCGTCGAGTGTACTTCATCGAAGAGCCGATTTTTCATTCGGCCGATGAAGCGGAGTTGGAACTTCATCAGTCCAAAGAAGGTGTGACCGTGGTCGTCCCTCACCTCCCAGAAAAAATCGGAGCGAAGGATCATGATTTAGTTCTGCAAAAGCTGCTGGATAATTTAATGAATGAAGAAATGATTGAAGACTACGCGGCCTGGTACTACACGCCGATGGCGCTGAACTTCAGTCGTCATCTTTCGCCTTCCGTCACTATTTATGACTGCATGGATGAGCTTTCTAAATTCCACGGTGCCCCCCGCGAACTATTAGACCGCGAGCAAGAACTATTAACGAAGGCCGACTTGGTATTCACCGGTGGCTACTCGCTGTATGAAGCAAAAAAAGACCGACATGAACATGTTCATCCGTTTCCAAGTGGAATCGACATTCATCACTTCAATACGGCTCGAGGCAATAAGAATGATCCCGAAGATCAAAAACACATTCCTCATCCACGCATGGGCTTTATTGGCGTGATTGACGAAAGAATGGATATTGATCTTGTTCGCCAGACGGCAGAACTTCGTCCCGACTGGAACTTTATTATGATTGGCCCCGTCGTAAAGATCGATCCTGCAAGCTTACCGCAGCTTCCCAATATTTATTATCTAGGTAAGAAGGACTATGCCGATCTTCCAAAATACATGGCGGGTTGGGATTGTGCCTTGATGCCTTTCGCGCGCAACGAGGCCACTCGTTTTATCAGTCCCACTAAAACTCCGGAATATTTGGCCGCCGGCTGTCCCGTGGTTTCCACACCTATTCGCGACGTGGTGGAGCCCTACGGCAATCGCAAACTTGTCGCCATTGGCGAAACCGCGCAAGAATTTGTGGCTCATATCGAAGAGGCTCTGGATCGCAACAAGTACGATGCCGACTGGCTGGATGTTGTTGATGAATTTTTAAAAGACATCACTTGGGACGAGACCTGGAAAAAGATGGCGCATTTAGAAACACATCATACCCGTCTCAAAGCCATGCTACCGGGATTGAAGAACACGGATTCCATGAACATCAACTTTTTACGAGGAATGTGA
- a CDS encoding family 1 glycosylhydrolase, with product MECTLNRVGNRYFNQLDYNGHLLRDSDLDMFAQLGAKRIRYPCVWEQVSSKEGVYSWQGMDQRLDALRKRGLVPIAGLLHHGSGPLFTNLLDPQFPEKLARYARDFASRYPWINDYTPINEILTTARFSCLYGHWFPHRHDDRSFTKALYLQCKATSMAMQEIRKINPEARLIQTEDMGRVESTELLTYQRDFENNRRWLSFDLLMGKVDSAHPLYTYVKHGVTDAELKWLQDNPCIPDILGINHYQLSNRYLDERLEHYPSFLHGGNHLHAYADVGAIDTGQLVSASPYTIFKEVWDRYHLPLAVTEVHTRGYREDQMLWMSEIWQATTKLLTEGADIRAVTAWSLLGTFNWNTLCTRDERFYEPGVYDLRTPDGKPRATVLTKMVKSLSETGTFEHPLLNETVRWRNPSRALYAPASLYSELSVPSKNRKAVLITGGRGTLGRAFARVCAIRNIPYFLLDRSRLDITNREKVREILNDIKPWAVINAAGYVKVDRAEFEALKCFKENVEGPRILAEECAKDHIAFLTFSSDMVFDGLQENPYLESSQVAPLNVYGRSKAQAEEKVLTAYDQALVVRTSSFFGPWDEYNFITRCLKTVNRNLNFYAPEDTKVSPTYVPDLVNASLDLLVDQEKGLIHLTNDADVSWSDFAAMAASHLPENKSDYIIKKSYQEMGAVARRPAHSSLSSERYRLLPRLEDALDRYFQQLEIAIQ from the coding sequence ATGGAATGCACGTTGAATCGGGTTGGTAACAGATACTTTAACCAGCTTGATTATAACGGCCACCTTCTTAGAGATAGCGACTTAGATATGTTTGCCCAATTAGGTGCTAAACGCATTCGCTATCCTTGTGTTTGGGAGCAGGTCTCAAGCAAAGAAGGCGTCTATAGCTGGCAGGGCATGGACCAGCGCTTGGACGCTCTTCGAAAACGGGGACTTGTGCCCATCGCAGGACTGCTTCATCATGGAAGTGGTCCCCTATTCACGAATCTTTTAGATCCCCAGTTCCCTGAAAAATTGGCGCGTTATGCGCGCGACTTCGCAAGCCGCTATCCTTGGATTAATGACTACACTCCTATCAACGAAATTCTAACCACAGCCCGCTTTAGCTGTCTTTATGGCCATTGGTTTCCTCATCGTCACGACGATCGTAGCTTCACGAAAGCGCTGTACTTACAGTGCAAGGCCACGTCCATGGCCATGCAGGAGATTCGCAAAATCAACCCCGAGGCCCGACTGATTCAAACCGAAGACATGGGACGTGTTGAAAGCACCGAGCTGCTGACTTACCAACGCGATTTTGAAAACAATCGTCGCTGGTTAAGCTTTGATCTTTTAATGGGAAAGGTTGATTCGGCCCATCCTCTTTACACCTATGTAAAACACGGTGTGACCGACGCCGAATTAAAATGGCTGCAAGACAATCCATGCATCCCTGATATTCTAGGTATCAATCACTATCAGCTTAGCAATCGCTATTTAGATGAACGCTTAGAGCACTATCCTTCTTTCCTGCACGGAGGGAATCATCTGCACGCTTATGCGGATGTCGGTGCTATCGATACCGGGCAACTTGTCTCTGCGTCACCCTACACTATTTTCAAAGAAGTCTGGGATCGTTACCATCTGCCGCTCGCCGTCACCGAAGTTCATACGCGCGGGTACCGTGAAGATCAAATGCTGTGGATGTCAGAAATTTGGCAAGCCACCACGAAACTTTTGACAGAGGGTGCTGATATTCGTGCGGTCACGGCCTGGAGTCTTCTCGGAACCTTCAACTGGAATACGCTGTGCACACGTGATGAAAGATTTTACGAACCCGGAGTGTATGACCTGCGCACGCCGGACGGTAAACCTCGCGCCACCGTTTTGACGAAGATGGTGAAGTCGCTTTCGGAAACAGGGACATTTGAGCATCCGCTTTTAAACGAAACTGTGCGTTGGCGAAATCCCTCGCGGGCGCTCTATGCTCCGGCTTCTCTGTATTCAGAACTTTCCGTACCGTCAAAAAATCGCAAAGCCGTTTTAATTACTGGAGGAAGAGGAACTTTGGGTCGCGCATTTGCTCGTGTGTGTGCTATTCGTAACATCCCCTACTTTCTTTTAGATCGCAGTCGCTTGGATATAACCAACCGCGAAAAGGTGCGCGAGATTCTGAATGATATCAAACCTTGGGCGGTGATCAATGCCGCAGGCTATGTCAAAGTCGATCGCGCGGAATTTGAGGCCTTGAAATGTTTTAAAGAAAATGTCGAAGGTCCTCGCATCTTAGCCGAAGAATGCGCAAAGGATCACATCGCATTTCTGACTTTTTCGTCCGACATGGTTTTTGATGGGCTTCAAGAGAATCCTTATTTAGAAAGCAGTCAGGTAGCTCCGTTGAATGTTTATGGGCGATCTAAAGCTCAAGCTGAAGAAAAAGTTCTGACCGCCTACGATCAGGCCCTGGTGGTACGTACAAGTTCCTTCTTTGGCCCCTGGGACGAATACAACTTTATCACTCGATGTTTAAAAACTGTTAATCGTAATTTGAATTTTTATGCACCGGAAGACACGAAGGTTTCGCCGACATATGTGCCGGATCTTGTGAACGCCAGTTTGGATCTTCTGGTCGATCAGGAAAAAGGATTGATTCATTTAACAAACGACGCCGATGTCAGTTGGTCCGACTTTGCCGCGATGGCGGCCAGTCATCTTCCGGAAAACAAATCCGACTACATCATCAAAAAGTCGTACCAAGAAATGGGAGCCGTGGCACGTCGGCCAGCCCACAGTTCATTAAGCAGTGAACGCTATCGACTGCTGCCACGTTTAGAAGATGCTTTGGACAGATACTTTCAACAACTGGAAATAGCGATTCAATAA
- the glf gene encoding UDP-galactopyranose mutase, giving the protein MKTEIGIAGAGFAGAVLARELAETGRFKITVFDEREHIAGNCHTVRDPETGVMVHEYGPHIFNTSRQDVWDYVNRWSPFIPFTNRVKAVTEKGVFSLPVNLLTINQFFQKKMTPLEAEEFIKEQSKKDISEPQTFEEQALKFLGPDLYRNFFYGYTKKQWGVEPTELPASILKRLPVRFNYDDNYYNQKYQGIPQEGYTAIVKKILDHPAIEVRLKTRLSPEDKSKFHHIFWSGPMDGYFKFKLGRLRYRTLKFERFTAEGDFQGNPVINYCEEQVPYTRITEHKHFAPWEEHQKTVCFKEYSALCTEKDTPYYPLRLSEDMSLLKQYMELAESEKNVTFIGRLGTYRYLDMHVVIGESLDLAKVCLDKNTAEWPRFSHSPI; this is encoded by the coding sequence ATGAAAACGGAAATTGGAATTGCAGGTGCTGGATTCGCAGGAGCCGTTTTAGCCCGAGAACTTGCCGAAACGGGTCGCTTTAAAATCACGGTGTTTGATGAGCGCGAACACATTGCGGGAAACTGTCACACCGTCCGTGATCCCGAAACCGGCGTTATGGTGCATGAGTATGGTCCGCATATTTTTAATACCAGTCGCCAAGATGTCTGGGACTATGTCAACCGCTGGTCCCCCTTCATTCCTTTTACAAATCGTGTGAAGGCCGTCACGGAAAAAGGTGTTTTCTCTTTGCCAGTCAATCTTTTGACCATCAATCAGTTCTTTCAAAAAAAAATGACTCCTCTAGAAGCCGAAGAATTTATTAAAGAGCAAAGTAAGAAGGATATTTCAGAACCTCAAACTTTTGAAGAGCAGGCTTTGAAATTCTTAGGACCCGATCTTTATCGAAATTTCTTTTATGGTTACACGAAAAAACAATGGGGTGTTGAACCTACAGAACTGCCCGCCTCGATCTTAAAGCGTCTGCCCGTGCGGTTTAACTATGACGACAACTACTACAATCAGAAATACCAGGGCATCCCACAAGAAGGATACACGGCTATTGTCAAAAAAATCCTGGATCACCCTGCGATTGAGGTCCGTCTAAAAACGCGTCTGTCTCCGGAAGACAAATCCAAGTTCCATCATATCTTTTGGAGTGGTCCTATGGACGGGTATTTTAAATTTAAATTAGGACGTCTGCGCTACCGCACTTTGAAGTTTGAGCGCTTTACTGCCGAGGGCGATTTTCAAGGAAATCCGGTCATCAATTATTGCGAAGAACAAGTCCCGTACACACGCATCACCGAACACAAGCACTTCGCCCCCTGGGAAGAACACCAAAAGACGGTCTGCTTTAAAGAGTACAGCGCCCTGTGTACGGAAAAAGATACGCCTTACTATCCCTTGCGTCTTTCTGAAGACATGTCGTTGTTAAAACAATACATGGAGCTTGCAGAGTCAGAAAAAAATGTGACCTTCATCGGTCGCCTCGGAACCTATCGCTATCTCGACATGCATGTCGTGATCGGCGAATCCCTAGATCTTGCCAAAGTATGTTTAGACAAAAACACAGCAGAATGGCCCCGCTTTAGCCATTCTCCGATTTAA
- the galE gene encoding UDP-glucose 4-epimerase GalE, whose protein sequence is MRVLVTGGAGYIGSHVVRQLIEEGHQVLVLDDLSEGHLKAVHPEALFIPGSTAHSELLVKTFQEYRIEAVLHFAANIEVAESVENPYKYYHNNVSNTVTLLHAMHEAKVEKLVFSSTAAVYGEPQEIPVEEHHLRQPVNPYGKSKMMVEMVIEDFAKAYGLQYAILRYFNVCGAAPDATIGEDHPHETHLIPRILKSALQAQPEVKIFGTDYPTPDGTCVRDYVHVMDLATAHTLALTSLRPGNNEVYNIGSEKGFSVREILQACERATQVEFIVKEEKRRPGDPAVLVASSQKIQRKLGWQRMYPHIDTIIAHAWNWHRTHPNGYSEKHAEFKTQYQQL, encoded by the coding sequence ATGCGTGTATTAGTTACTGGCGGCGCCGGTTACATCGGAAGTCACGTGGTTCGCCAACTTATTGAGGAAGGTCACCAAGTGCTGGTCCTTGATGACCTGTCAGAGGGGCATTTAAAGGCGGTTCATCCGGAAGCTCTTTTTATTCCCGGAAGCACGGCCCACTCGGAACTATTGGTTAAAACTTTTCAAGAATACAGAATCGAGGCTGTTTTGCACTTTGCCGCAAATATCGAAGTGGCAGAAAGCGTCGAGAACCCATACAAATATTATCACAACAATGTTTCAAATACGGTGACACTTTTGCACGCTATGCATGAAGCGAAAGTAGAAAAGCTGGTCTTTTCATCCACTGCCGCAGTGTACGGTGAACCGCAAGAAATTCCGGTCGAAGAGCATCACTTACGTCAACCGGTAAATCCCTATGGCAAAAGTAAAATGATGGTTGAAATGGTCATCGAGGATTTTGCCAAAGCCTATGGCTTGCAGTACGCAATCCTAAGATACTTCAACGTCTGCGGAGCAGCCCCCGATGCAACGATAGGGGAAGATCATCCGCACGAAACTCACTTGATTCCGCGCATTTTAAAATCGGCACTGCAAGCCCAGCCCGAGGTCAAAATATTCGGAACCGACTATCCCACGCCCGATGGAACCTGCGTACGCGATTATGTGCACGTCATGGATTTAGCGACCGCGCATACTTTAGCTTTAACTTCTTTAAGACCCGGTAATAACGAAGTCTATAATATCGGAAGTGAAAAAGGTTTTTCCGTGCGTGAAATTCTGCAAGCCTGCGAAAGAGCAACGCAGGTTGAATTTATCGTCAAAGAAGAAAAGCGTCGGCCCGGAGACCCCGCTGTGCTGGTCGCCAGCAGCCAAAAAATCCAACGTAAATTAGGATGGCAACGAATGTATCCGCACATTGACACCATCATCGCCCACGCCTGGAACTGGCATCGCACTCATCCCAACGGCTACAGCGAAAAGCACGCGGAATTCAAAACACAGTATCAACAACTTTAG
- a CDS encoding Gfo/Idh/MocA family protein — translation MRDNQKIRYAVVGLGHIAQTAVLPGFKNAKNSVLTALVSGDETKLKKLGKKYKVENLYHYDDYEECLSSGLIDAVYIATPNVHHREFAEKAAYHGIHVLTEKPIATTVSDAISMMRAADRNDVKMMVAYRLHFDPANLKAIEIAQSGKLGELRIFNSLFSYQLTDPTNIRLQAEQGGGPLLDIGVYCLNAARYLFRDEPVECFAWTMNSSDERFSEVEEMMSVTLRFPETRVATFTISFGASDTASYDVVGTKGCLRLENAYEYAEDMELTTTINGKDKTYTFKKHDQFGPELEYFSECILKDQQPEPSAEEGLLDIKIIEALFESARYGRPVKLDYFKKTTRPSEAQKIKKPARSEPDVVHARSPHN, via the coding sequence ATGAGAGACAATCAAAAAATCCGTTATGCCGTTGTCGGTTTAGGACATATCGCGCAGACGGCCGTTCTGCCGGGTTTCAAAAATGCCAAAAACTCGGTACTGACCGCTTTGGTCTCTGGCGACGAAACCAAACTGAAAAAGTTAGGAAAAAAATATAAGGTCGAAAATCTTTATCACTACGATGATTATGAAGAATGTCTGAGCAGTGGTTTGATTGATGCCGTCTATATTGCCACCCCGAATGTGCATCACCGTGAGTTTGCGGAAAAAGCGGCCTATCACGGCATTCACGTCCTTACTGAAAAACCCATCGCTACTACGGTCTCTGACGCGATCTCGATGATGAGAGCCGCCGACCGGAATGACGTGAAAATGATGGTGGCTTACCGTCTTCACTTTGATCCAGCCAACCTTAAGGCCATTGAGATTGCACAAAGCGGCAAGCTGGGCGAGTTGCGCATTTTCAACTCTCTATTTTCCTATCAACTGACAGATCCTACCAACATCCGCCTTCAGGCAGAGCAAGGTGGCGGACCACTTTTAGATATCGGTGTTTATTGTTTAAATGCCGCTCGTTACCTTTTCCGTGATGAGCCTGTGGAATGCTTTGCTTGGACGATGAATAGTTCTGATGAACGTTTTAGCGAAGTTGAAGAGATGATGTCGGTAACATTGCGTTTTCCTGAAACTCGTGTGGCTACTTTCACGATCAGTTTCGGTGCTTCCGACACCGCTTCATATGACGTTGTCGGCACCAAGGGCTGCCTGCGTTTAGAGAACGCTTATGAGTACGCCGAGGACATGGAGCTGACGACGACAATCAATGGAAAAGACAAAACCTACACTTTCAAAAAACACGATCAGTTTGGTCCAGAGCTGGAATACTTCTCTGAATGTATCTTGAAAGATCAACAACCAGAACCTTCCGCAGAAGAGGGTCTTCTTGATATTAAGATTATTGAGGCTCTATTTGAGTCAGCGCGATACGGTAGACCAGTCAAACTCGACTACTTCAAAAAAACGACTCGCCCATCGGAAGCGCAAAAAATTAAAAAGCCGGCTCGGTCGGAACCCGATGTCGTTCACGCCCGCAGCCCTCACAATTAA